The Candidatus Thiodiazotropha endoloripes genome has a window encoding:
- a CDS encoding transglycosylase SLT domain-containing protein codes for MTMTSVFAKSLCFGLLISLLPITSLAVEVNLNEENLALQRERFLQAETALSKGDLATYQALREELIGYPLLVYLDYQETVKHIDQQSVQSISNRLSRLEGTPLQSMLNNQWLRFLSKHNLWQTYLQFSKPGGSVRQQCRRLQAMLETGQTEQAYSEVPGLWLSGRSQPKVCDPVFKSWIDAGHLTEQQVWQRFNMAMSQRQTRLANYLKRYLSKPEQQIADLWLKLYRQPRKVAKLYGIDHPMKDEMAIQIIQKLAWRDVEAAFGAWEKLQPMGVFSDKQQQKAIYALAGGLAREPDKQLTQRFNQLLPEQLKLDSRVSEKTLQAALQVNDWVWVLQLVESLSATEKQQAQWQYWHARALTKLDRENEARAILRRLSQERSYYGFMAANQLGIPPKLEHIALQSDQAITAVMALNPGLQRARELHTLKRPMSARREWNLALKNATPDELKAAAHLAQNWNWPSQSIITLAKLRHWNDLELRFPLAHQETITGQARGHGIDRAWVYAILRQESAFISDARSSAGARGLMQLMPKTAKQVAKELKHTPLKLDDLFRPEVNIRLGTGYLNKIYRQLQENPVLATAAYNAGPHRVKSWLPDQTQATDIWIETIPFHETREYLKRVLAYTVIYNYRLGEQSKVVPKKWLAPIEAKNRASGV; via the coding sequence ATGACCATGACATCTGTTTTTGCCAAATCGCTCTGCTTCGGATTGTTGATCAGTCTGCTGCCCATCACTAGCCTGGCAGTTGAGGTCAATCTGAATGAAGAGAATCTGGCGTTACAAAGAGAACGCTTCCTGCAAGCTGAGACAGCACTCTCAAAAGGTGACCTGGCAACCTACCAGGCCTTAAGAGAGGAGTTGATTGGCTACCCGCTACTGGTCTACCTGGATTACCAGGAGACGGTGAAACATATCGACCAGCAATCAGTTCAAAGCATCAGCAACAGACTCTCTCGCCTCGAAGGGACACCACTGCAGAGTATGCTCAACAATCAGTGGCTCAGGTTTCTGTCGAAACACAATCTTTGGCAGACCTATCTGCAATTCTCCAAGCCCGGAGGCAGTGTCAGACAGCAGTGTCGCAGACTCCAGGCCATGCTAGAAACCGGACAGACTGAACAGGCCTACTCCGAGGTTCCCGGATTGTGGCTCAGCGGCAGATCCCAACCCAAGGTATGCGACCCGGTATTCAAAAGCTGGATCGATGCAGGTCATCTCACTGAACAGCAGGTTTGGCAACGATTCAATATGGCGATGTCCCAGCGTCAGACCAGGTTGGCCAACTATCTGAAACGCTATCTGAGTAAACCGGAGCAGCAGATCGCAGACCTCTGGCTGAAACTCTATCGCCAACCCCGTAAAGTTGCGAAGCTGTATGGCATCGATCACCCGATGAAGGATGAGATGGCCATCCAGATCATCCAAAAACTGGCTTGGCGCGATGTGGAAGCGGCATTCGGGGCATGGGAAAAACTCCAACCCATGGGGGTATTCTCAGACAAACAGCAACAAAAGGCGATCTATGCATTGGCCGGTGGACTGGCAAGAGAACCGGACAAGCAGCTTACTCAGCGTTTCAACCAGCTCCTGCCGGAACAGCTGAAACTGGATAGTAGAGTTTCGGAGAAAACCCTGCAGGCCGCGCTCCAGGTTAATGACTGGGTTTGGGTACTGCAGCTCGTGGAATCCCTCTCTGCAACGGAAAAACAGCAGGCCCAATGGCAATACTGGCATGCCCGTGCCCTGACCAAGCTGGATCGGGAAAATGAAGCAAGAGCAATTCTCAGGCGCCTTTCCCAGGAGCGCAGTTACTATGGCTTCATGGCGGCGAACCAATTGGGAATACCGCCGAAACTGGAGCATATCGCACTGCAGTCAGATCAGGCGATCACAGCCGTAATGGCCTTGAACCCAGGTCTGCAAAGAGCCCGTGAACTGCACACCCTGAAGCGCCCCATGTCAGCCCGCAGGGAGTGGAACCTGGCACTGAAAAATGCCACACCAGATGAGTTGAAGGCGGCAGCACACCTGGCGCAAAACTGGAACTGGCCATCACAAAGCATCATCACCCTGGCGAAACTACGCCACTGGAACGATCTGGAGTTGCGCTTTCCCCTGGCGCACCAGGAGACCATCACCGGGCAGGCCCGGGGGCACGGCATCGATCGAGCCTGGGTCTATGCCATACTGCGCCAGGAGAGCGCTTTTATCAGTGATGCCAGATCCTCAGCCGGGGCAAGGGGCCTGATGCAGCTGATGCCAAAAACCGCCAAGCAGGTAGCGAAGGAGCTTAAACATACGCCGCTCAAACTGGACGATCTGTTTCGGCCGGAAGTGAATATCAGGCTGGGTACCGGTTATTTGAATAAGATTTACCGACAGTTACAGGAGAATCCGGTATTGGCGACAGCGGCCTATAATGCAGGCCCACATCGAGTGAAAAGCTGGTTGCCAGATCAAACTCAGGCCACCGATATCTGGATTGAGACGATCCCCTTCCACGAGACCAGGGAGTATCTGAAGCGGGTACTGGCCTATACGGTGATCTATAACTACCGTCTCGGTGAACAGTCCAAAGTGGTCCCTAAAAAGTGGTTGGCTCCAATCGAGGCCAAAAACCGGGCTTCAGGAGTCTGA
- a CDS encoding vWA domain-containing protein yields MKSRQLSLTLAAALLSGLLAACGSAPEAERDRITDTSVKRHQQTLNEAVQSPVPVQSMQQEQAEMASQAPARLSLTREAYTKQKIAALPQLHRPTAEVDRERYGELAENGIHSVAESPVSTFSVDVDSGAYALVRRFLNQGRMPPRDLVRAEELINYFNYHYPYPHSGQHPFSLTTEVGPTPWNRDTRLVHIGIQGVATAADLRPAANLVFLVDVSGSMSDQNKLPLLKSAFKLLLQQLTGEDRVTLVVYAGASGVVLEPTAGDQRGKIVSALAQLEAGGSTHGSAGIQLAYEMAEQAHIEGGINRVILATDGDFNVGTVNHRRLVEMIEQQRQRGISLTTLGFGQGNYNDHLMEQLADKGNGNYAYIDNINEARKVLVEELSATLETIAKDVKIEVEWNPALVAEYRLIGYENRLLAAEDFNNDKVDAGDIGAGHTVTALYEIALHESEGQRLSPRRYRSATATSHQKAGELAFLRLRYKQPDQDRSQLITQPILLSDREQLSTTSEAYRFSAAVAGFAQLLRGGRYTEAFDFDDAVELANTARGKDRFGYRGEFIRLVRLASSLAAPLTLNE; encoded by the coding sequence ATGAAATCACGACAATTGAGCCTAACTCTCGCTGCGGCCCTGTTGAGCGGGCTGCTGGCCGCCTGTGGTTCAGCGCCGGAGGCGGAGAGGGATCGGATTACCGACACCTCTGTGAAGCGGCATCAGCAGACACTGAATGAAGCGGTACAGAGTCCTGTGCCAGTTCAATCCATGCAGCAGGAGCAAGCCGAGATGGCTTCACAGGCCCCGGCCCGTTTGTCCCTCACCAGAGAGGCTTACACCAAGCAAAAAATCGCAGCTCTGCCACAGCTGCACAGGCCAACCGCCGAAGTTGACCGGGAACGCTACGGTGAACTGGCTGAAAATGGCATTCATTCGGTGGCCGAGTCACCGGTTTCCACCTTCAGCGTCGACGTGGATAGTGGCGCCTATGCGCTGGTCAGGCGGTTTCTCAACCAGGGGCGGATGCCGCCCAGAGACCTGGTTCGAGCGGAAGAGCTGATCAACTATTTCAACTATCACTATCCCTATCCTCACTCGGGACAGCACCCTTTCAGTCTGACAACCGAGGTGGGACCAACCCCCTGGAACAGGGATACCCGCCTGGTCCATATCGGTATTCAGGGGGTCGCCACGGCAGCCGATCTGCGACCGGCAGCCAATCTGGTGTTTCTGGTCGATGTCTCCGGTTCGATGAGTGATCAGAACAAACTCCCATTGCTCAAATCCGCCTTCAAACTTCTGCTGCAACAGCTCACTGGGGAAGACCGGGTCACTCTGGTGGTCTATGCCGGTGCATCCGGCGTGGTGTTGGAACCGACGGCCGGAGATCAGCGGGGCAAGATCGTTTCAGCACTGGCGCAGTTGGAGGCCGGTGGTTCGACCCATGGCTCGGCCGGTATCCAGCTTGCTTATGAGATGGCGGAGCAGGCCCATATCGAGGGTGGTATCAACCGGGTGATTCTGGCAACTGATGGAGATTTCAATGTGGGCACGGTCAATCACCGGCGCCTTGTGGAGATGATCGAACAGCAACGGCAACGGGGCATCTCATTGACCACATTGGGCTTTGGCCAGGGTAACTACAATGACCATCTGATGGAGCAGCTGGCGGACAAAGGTAATGGTAACTACGCCTATATCGACAACATCAACGAGGCCAGAAAAGTCCTGGTGGAGGAGTTGAGTGCGACCCTTGAAACCATTGCCAAGGATGTGAAAATCGAGGTTGAATGGAATCCGGCGCTGGTGGCTGAATATCGCCTGATCGGATATGAGAACCGATTATTGGCTGCTGAGGATTTCAATAACGATAAGGTTGATGCGGGAGATATCGGTGCCGGCCATACCGTGACAGCTCTGTATGAGATCGCACTGCATGAGAGTGAGGGGCAGCGTCTCTCACCACGACGCTACCGTTCGGCTACTGCCACAAGTCATCAGAAGGCGGGTGAACTCGCCTTTTTAAGACTGCGCTACAAACAGCCCGATCAGGATCGGTCACAACTGATCACCCAGCCAATCCTGTTGTCCGATCGAGAACAACTGTCAACGACCAGTGAAGCCTATCGCTTCAGTGCCGCGGTTGCCGGGTTTGCCCAACTGCTCAGGGGGGGACGCTATACGGAAGCGTTCGACTTTGATGATGCGGTGGAGTTGGCCAATACGGCCCGGGGTAAGGATCGGTTTGGCTATCGCGGTGAGTTTATCCGATTGGTCAGACTGGCAAGTTCGCTTGCCGCACCACTGACCCTAAATGAGTGA
- a CDS encoding Glu/Leu/Phe/Val family dehydrogenase, giving the protein MNEPTTGLTFRQSVDHMVDRALAYMDLEPGIANAIKSCTSVLQVSFPVEIRGKVEVFTGWRAVHSIHRLPAKGGLRYSESVDQQEVEALAALMTYKCAIVDVPFGGSKGGLYINPENYSRTELKLITRRFARELASAGFLSPSTNVPAPDMGTGQREMAWIADTYKHLNPEDINALACVTGKPVAHGGVNGRTEATGRGVQYSLQEFFRHKEELRACGLEGELEGKRIIIQGLGNVGYHAAKFLSEEDGAKIIGIIVRDGAIVNEEGIHVEEAYYHRCSHGGLKGFAGGQFIEDGASVLEHECDILIPAAMESAITESNAPNIHTNLIAEAANGPITFEADRILRSRGITILPDAYVNAGGVVVSYFEWIRNLSHMRFGRIERRLDESRGRHILAALEHTSGEKVPDWISDNLSRGADELDLVRSGLDDSMRLALQEIIDVRKRMPEIEDYRTSAYIIALQKLARSYIDIGV; this is encoded by the coding sequence ATGAATGAGCCGACCACAGGACTGACTTTCAGACAGAGTGTCGACCATATGGTGGACAGAGCCCTTGCCTATATGGATCTGGAGCCGGGTATCGCCAATGCCATCAAGAGCTGTACCTCCGTGTTACAGGTCAGCTTTCCGGTGGAGATCCGTGGCAAGGTGGAGGTATTCACCGGCTGGCGTGCGGTCCACAGCATCCATCGGTTACCGGCTAAGGGGGGATTGCGCTATTCGGAGTCGGTTGATCAGCAGGAGGTTGAGGCACTGGCTGCCCTGATGACCTATAAGTGCGCCATTGTGGATGTACCTTTTGGTGGCTCCAAAGGTGGCCTCTATATCAATCCGGAAAACTACAGTCGAACTGAATTGAAACTGATCACCCGGCGTTTTGCCCGTGAGTTGGCAAGTGCCGGTTTCCTCAGCCCCTCCACCAATGTACCGGCACCGGACATGGGTACGGGTCAACGGGAGATGGCCTGGATTGCCGACACCTATAAACATCTGAACCCGGAAGATATCAATGCACTCGCCTGCGTCACCGGCAAACCGGTCGCTCACGGGGGCGTAAACGGGCGTACCGAGGCAACAGGACGTGGGGTCCAATACTCCCTGCAGGAGTTTTTCCGCCACAAAGAGGAGTTGCGAGCCTGTGGTCTAGAGGGGGAACTGGAAGGCAAACGGATCATCATCCAGGGCCTGGGCAATGTGGGTTATCACGCGGCGAAATTCCTATCCGAAGAGGATGGTGCAAAGATCATCGGTATCATCGTGCGTGACGGTGCCATCGTCAATGAAGAAGGCATACATGTTGAAGAAGCCTACTATCACCGCTGTTCCCATGGCGGTCTGAAGGGTTTTGCCGGTGGTCAGTTTATCGAAGACGGCGCCTCGGTACTGGAACACGAGTGCGACATCCTGATACCGGCCGCCATGGAGTCGGCGATCACCGAGAGCAATGCGCCCAATATCCATACCAATCTGATTGCGGAAGCGGCAAACGGTCCGATCACGTTCGAAGCAGATCGAATCCTTCGCAGTCGCGGAATCACCATCCTGCCCGACGCCTATGTGAATGCAGGCGGTGTGGTGGTCTCCTACTTCGAGTGGATTCGCAATCTGAGTCACATGCGGTTCGGGCGTATTGAACGACGACTCGATGAATCCCGGGGACGACACATTCTTGCCGCCCTGGAACATACCAGTGGGGAGAAAGTACCTGACTGGATCAGCGACAACCTATCCAGAGGGGCCGATGAACTTGATCTGGTACGTTCAGGCCTTGATGACAGCATGCGACTCGCCTTACAGGAGATCATCGATGTTCGAAAACGGATGCCTGAAATTGAGGACTATCGAACATCTGCCTATATCATTGCACTACAGAAACTAGCCCGCTCCTACATCGATATCGGTGTTTAA
- a CDS encoding class I SAM-dependent methyltransferase, translating into MPDTKAQAVSERLMRQIVRAIEQSGGAIPFDMFMDMALYAPGLGYYVAGSRKFGDQGDFITAPEVSPLFAQCLARQLAPILDQLPSADILEFGAGSGVLAADLLEALAALDQLPDRYQILEVSPELKSRQKSTLEARVPDLLERVVWLEHMPEQFSGCVVANELLDALPVSRFRIANGTIQECFVIHDGEQLKADYREPVTPGLESAVKQLQAQYGPFKSIYHSEVNLRQSAWIKSLAQAISQGVVLLIDYGYSSAEYYHPQRDQGTLMCHYRHRAHSDPFRWVGIQDITCQVDFTAAAKVAVESGFSLGGYTTQAHFLLANGLDSLLADSDPEDVARHMSLMQGVKRLTLPAEMGERFKVLGLLKGIQLNLQGFSMRDMCERL; encoded by the coding sequence ATGCCGGATACCAAAGCGCAGGCTGTCAGTGAGCGTCTGATGCGACAGATCGTTCGTGCCATTGAGCAGTCCGGTGGTGCGATACCGTTTGATATGTTCATGGACATGGCCCTTTATGCACCTGGCCTGGGATACTACGTGGCGGGCAGCCGAAAATTCGGTGATCAGGGGGACTTCATCACCGCGCCAGAGGTCTCACCCCTGTTTGCCCAGTGTCTGGCCCGTCAGTTGGCGCCGATTCTCGATCAACTGCCCTCTGCCGACATACTCGAGTTTGGTGCTGGCTCAGGCGTCTTGGCTGCCGACCTGCTGGAGGCGCTTGCCGCGCTTGATCAACTTCCGGATCGCTACCAGATTCTGGAGGTCAGCCCGGAGTTGAAGAGCCGCCAGAAATCCACCCTTGAGGCCAGGGTGCCTGATCTGCTGGAGCGGGTTGTCTGGCTGGAACACATGCCTGAGCAGTTCTCAGGTTGTGTGGTGGCCAATGAGCTGCTGGATGCACTTCCCGTTAGCCGATTTCGGATTGCGAATGGCACGATACAGGAGTGTTTTGTCATACATGATGGGGAGCAACTGAAGGCCGATTATCGTGAGCCGGTCACGCCGGGGCTTGAGTCAGCGGTGAAACAACTGCAGGCTCAGTACGGTCCTTTCAAGTCCATCTATCACTCTGAGGTGAATCTGCGTCAAAGTGCCTGGATAAAGAGTCTCGCCCAGGCGATCAGTCAGGGCGTGGTGTTGTTGATCGATTATGGCTACAGCAGTGCCGAGTATTACCATCCGCAACGGGATCAGGGCACGCTGATGTGCCATTACCGGCATCGTGCCCACAGCGACCCATTCCGTTGGGTCGGTATTCAGGACATTACCTGCCAGGTCGATTTTACCGCTGCCGCCAAAGTGGCGGTTGAATCCGGGTTCAGCCTCGGGGGTTATACAACCCAGGCACATTTTCTGCTGGCCAACGGACTCGATAGTCTGTTGGCCGATTCCGATCCTGAGGATGTGGCCCGGCACATGTCTCTGATGCAGGGGGTCAAACGGCTGACACTGCCGGCTGAAATGGGCGAACGTTTCAAAGTGCTGGGCCTGTTGAAAGGTATCCAGCTCAATCTGCAGGGCTTCTCCATGCGGGATATGTGCGAGCGTCTGTAG
- a CDS encoding bacteriohemerythrin — MALMQWIDEKYSTKVDVCDTQHKELFNRVNALNDAVSTGARQDIGTTLDNLIDYVVVHFETEERLMEERGYKGLDAHKEEHKQLVQTCADLQKKFHAGETEIEDGTMVFIKNWLDHHIPVIDRSYSAALSN; from the coding sequence ATGGCTTTAATGCAATGGATAGATGAAAAATACAGCACCAAAGTGGATGTTTGTGATACACAGCACAAGGAGCTTTTCAATCGTGTAAACGCCTTGAACGATGCTGTCTCCACCGGTGCACGTCAGGATATTGGCACCACGCTGGACAACCTGATCGATTATGTTGTGGTGCACTTTGAAACTGAAGAACGTTTAATGGAGGAGCGAGGCTACAAAGGGCTTGATGCCCATAAGGAGGAGCATAAACAGTTGGTACAAACCTGTGCTGATCTACAGAAAAAGTTTCACGCCGGCGAAACGGAAATAGAAGATGGAACCATGGTGTTTATCAAGAACTGGCTGGACCACCATATTCCTGTGATTGACAGAAGTTACAGCGCCGCTTTGAGCAACTGA
- a CDS encoding thioredoxin family protein → MIKKYLISMFLLFGSGLSVAESLNSNTNWADASALARQNHTVIMVVFESEDCGYCVRLKQEVLKPFSDSTEQNPPVIKEIDIYAGGKITDFNGDLIRSRQFKDRYQVFAVPTLLILDPEGNLLADPIVGYNSQEEYERLLQKSLLLSYEALD, encoded by the coding sequence ATGATAAAGAAGTATTTGATCTCGATGTTTCTTCTCTTCGGCAGCGGACTGAGTGTTGCCGAATCCCTCAACTCCAATACCAATTGGGCGGATGCCTCAGCTCTGGCACGACAAAACCACACCGTTATCATGGTGGTGTTCGAGTCCGAGGATTGCGGCTATTGCGTCAGGTTGAAGCAGGAGGTTCTCAAACCTTTTTCCGATTCAACCGAACAAAATCCTCCGGTGATCAAAGAGATTGATATCTATGCGGGGGGGAAAATCACCGACTTCAATGGCGATCTCATTCGCAGCCGCCAATTCAAGGATCGTTATCAGGTATTTGCGGTACCCACTCTGCTGATTCTGGATCCGGAAGGAAACCTGCTCGCCGACCCGATTGTCGGTTATAATTCCCAGGAAGAGTACGAGAGACTGTTGCAGAAATCTCTGCTGTTATCCTACGAAGCCCTCGACTGA
- a CDS encoding complex I NDUFA9 subunit family protein, with amino-acid sequence MNRICILGGSGFVGHRLVSVLSKRGYPCRLLSRHPQRHAELKVYPGVELVKVSQFDSPSLQQHFAGCQSIINLIGILNETKKASFMSTHVALVDQIVEAAIKSGATRLLHMSALHADAGKGSSEYLRSKGEGENRAHTHGGSALTVTSFRPSVIFGPGDGLFNRFASLLSLSPGLFPLASPDSRFAPVYVGDVAEAFARALEDSSTAGAHYDLCGPEVYSLKELVRYCASQLGIHRLIVPLNPSLSRLQARLLGLLPGKPFTMDNYLSLQTDSVCTNNGLLTLGITPQSIQSHVPRYLADQGYRKRFDRYRKVVE; translated from the coding sequence ATGAATCGAATTTGTATACTTGGTGGTAGTGGATTTGTCGGTCACCGACTGGTATCGGTATTGAGTAAGCGGGGTTACCCATGCCGCTTGCTTTCCCGCCATCCACAACGCCATGCCGAATTGAAAGTCTACCCGGGTGTGGAGCTGGTGAAAGTCAGTCAATTTGACTCCCCCAGCCTGCAGCAACACTTTGCTGGCTGTCAGAGCATTATCAATCTAATAGGCATCCTCAACGAGACAAAAAAAGCCAGTTTCATGTCGACTCATGTGGCACTGGTGGATCAGATCGTTGAAGCTGCAATCAAAAGCGGAGCAACCCGACTGCTGCATATGAGTGCACTCCACGCCGATGCAGGCAAGGGTTCCAGTGAATATTTGCGGAGTAAGGGCGAGGGTGAAAATCGTGCTCATACCCATGGTGGCTCAGCACTGACAGTAACCAGCTTTAGACCGTCTGTGATCTTTGGCCCGGGAGACGGACTTTTCAACCGCTTTGCCTCTCTGTTAAGCCTTTCACCCGGATTATTTCCACTCGCCTCCCCTGACAGTCGTTTCGCCCCTGTCTATGTAGGGGATGTCGCGGAAGCCTTCGCCCGCGCACTTGAGGACTCATCGACTGCCGGGGCCCATTATGACCTCTGCGGTCCGGAGGTCTACAGCTTGAAAGAGTTGGTCAGGTATTGTGCCAGTCAGCTGGGGATCCACCGTTTGATTGTACCGCTCAATCCAAGCCTCTCGCGCCTGCAGGCCAGGCTGCTTGGCCTGCTGCCCGGCAAGCCCTTTACCATGGACAACTACCTCTCACTGCAGACTGACAGTGTCTGTACAAACAACGGCCTGCTGACCTTGGGCATCACACCCCAATCCATCCAGAGTCATGTTCCTCGCTACCTGGCCGACCAGGGCTACCGAAAGCGTTTCGACCGTTACCGGAAGGTTGTTGAGTGA
- a CDS encoding sigma-70 family RNA polymerase sigma factor → MSDKEQSDEALYRLFRKGDDRAFETLYQRYRQTLYLFLLRSSHCTGDADELYQDVWSRIISAGKPFDGGSFKAYAFRIARNLIIDRYRRAHLTLVTDQESLHESVQPGKSVEEQMHDEECSERLKRYIGQLPVEQREVFLLKEEAGLTLAQIAAMIDTGRETVKSRMRYALKQLRQRLEECL, encoded by the coding sequence ATGAGTGACAAGGAGCAGAGTGATGAAGCGCTGTATCGACTGTTCCGTAAGGGGGATGACAGGGCTTTCGAAACCCTCTATCAGCGCTATCGTCAAACGCTTTATCTGTTTTTGTTACGCAGCAGCCACTGCACGGGTGATGCGGATGAGCTCTATCAGGATGTCTGGTCCAGAATCATCTCTGCCGGCAAACCGTTTGATGGCGGCTCATTCAAGGCCTATGCGTTCCGTATCGCCCGAAACCTGATCATCGATCGATATCGTCGTGCACATCTTACCTTGGTCACAGACCAGGAATCGTTGCATGAGTCGGTCCAGCCGGGTAAGTCTGTGGAAGAGCAGATGCATGATGAGGAGTGTAGTGAACGCTTGAAACGTTATATTGGACAGCTCCCGGTTGAGCAACGGGAAGTGTTTCTGCTGAAAGAGGAGGCGGGTTTAACGCTGGCCCAGATTGCGGCAATGATCGATACAGGTCGAGAGACGGTTAAAAGCAGAATGCGATATGCCCTGAAACAGTTACGCCAACGGCTGGAGGAGTGCTTGTGA
- a CDS encoding Rsd/AlgQ family anti-sigma factor has product MSSQGGAAEERRTVTRDLIDKLLKERQEMLVLFCEVAGLEPYHRSASLDQQLQTFCQVLIDYIAFGHFEVFGHVSNGNERRSGVLQVAEKIYPEFVRASEIAVSFNDRYDLSDHELQLDHLSEDLCQLGEELAVRIELEDQLLATMLDR; this is encoded by the coding sequence ATGAGTTCTCAAGGGGGAGCAGCAGAAGAGCGCAGAACCGTCACTCGAGATCTGATTGACAAGCTCTTAAAAGAGCGACAAGAGATGTTGGTCTTGTTTTGTGAAGTGGCAGGTCTGGAGCCATACCACCGGTCTGCTTCATTGGATCAGCAGTTACAGACCTTTTGTCAGGTTCTGATCGACTACATCGCATTTGGCCACTTTGAAGTCTTCGGTCATGTGAGTAACGGCAATGAGCGACGCAGCGGCGTACTGCAGGTCGCCGAAAAAATCTATCCAGAGTTCGTCAGGGCGAGTGAAATCGCAGTCAGTTTCAATGACCGCTACGATCTGTCTGACCATGAGTTACAGCTGGACCACTTATCGGAAGATCTTTGTCAACTTGGTGAAGAGCTGGCTGTGCGAATCGAACTGGAAGATCAGCTACTGGCAACCATGCTTGACCGATAG
- a CDS encoding pteridine reductase, with product MTQSHSSLSGQTALITGAAHRIGAAIATELHNQGMNILLHYRNSKTGAEKLKQQLEQQRPDSVRLAQADLNDTASLGRLVDQARQINNRLDLLVNNASSFYPTPLDEATETDWDDLIGSNLKAPFFLSQAAAPLLREQQGSIVNLVDIHALRPLKAHPIYSVAKAGNAMLIKSLARELGPDVRVNGIAPGAILWPEQGLSEAARQTILERTALKRPGSESDIVNTLLFLHRDAPYITGQIIPVDGGRTLQQ from the coding sequence ATGACGCAAAGTCATTCCTCTCTGTCGGGTCAAACCGCCTTGATCACCGGTGCGGCACACCGGATCGGTGCAGCCATTGCAACCGAGCTGCATAATCAGGGTATGAATATTCTGCTGCACTACAGAAATTCAAAAACCGGAGCGGAAAAACTCAAACAGCAGCTGGAACAGCAACGACCCGATTCGGTACGGCTGGCCCAGGCCGACCTGAATGACACCGCAAGTTTGGGCAGGCTGGTCGATCAGGCCAGACAGATCAACAACCGTCTCGATCTGCTGGTCAACAACGCCTCCAGTTTCTACCCAACACCGTTGGATGAGGCCACAGAGACCGATTGGGATGATCTGATCGGCAGCAATCTGAAAGCCCCCTTCTTTCTCTCTCAGGCTGCAGCGCCACTGTTGCGCGAGCAACAGGGCTCGATTGTCAATCTGGTCGATATTCACGCCCTGAGACCCCTCAAAGCCCATCCGATCTATTCGGTGGCGAAGGCGGGCAATGCCATGCTGATCAAGTCACTGGCCCGGGAATTAGGACCGGATGTGAGAGTCAACGGCATCGCCCCGGGGGCGATTCTCTGGCCGGAACAGGGATTGAGTGAGGCAGCGCGTCAGACCATTCTGGAGCGTACCGCACTGAAACGTCCCGGCAGTGAGTCGGACATCGTCAATACCCTGCTGTTCCTGCATCGGGATGCACCCTACATCACCGGCCAGATCATCCCAGTTGATGGCGGCCGTACGCTACAACAATAA
- a CDS encoding thioredoxin family protein, whose protein sequence is MPIRSNLPLPVTLLLCLLLLSPAYADQGAIPLVHDLQELATEATEKKLPIVLLISQYHCGYCDRMKQEVLYPMSISGDFEQTALVRELLIDEGEMVNDFQGNRVAASDFSQRYSVFVTPTLLFLDNHGEEAAERILGINTMDYLLFYILNAAETAAKKLTDI, encoded by the coding sequence ATGCCAATCCGATCCAATTTGCCTTTGCCGGTCACACTCCTGCTCTGTTTATTGCTCCTCAGCCCCGCCTATGCGGATCAGGGCGCTATTCCGCTGGTCCACGATTTACAAGAACTCGCCACAGAGGCCACGGAAAAGAAGCTACCCATCGTGTTACTGATCTCTCAATATCACTGCGGATATTGCGACCGGATGAAACAGGAGGTGCTCTACCCGATGAGTATCAGCGGAGACTTTGAACAGACAGCCCTGGTGCGAGAGCTGCTGATCGATGAGGGCGAAATGGTCAACGACTTTCAGGGAAATCGTGTCGCTGCATCGGATTTTTCACAACGATACAGCGTATTTGTCACCCCTACCCTGCTGTTTCTCGACAATCACGGGGAAGAGGCGGCAGAGCGGATACTCGGCATCAACACCATGGATTACCTGCTGTTCTATATCCTCAACGCGGCGGAAACCGCCGCTAAAAAGCTCACCGACATCTGA